The following proteins are encoded in a genomic region of Hoeflea phototrophica DFL-43:
- a CDS encoding TolC family protein, translated as MGDAPQFVASNPNVLVAHERVEQARARETIARADLFPAVDLTASRTDYINDATVTTSETSEQNVDLSASLSLSKAFAGISGTRAARFSTLAKKEALRGSVDQIILELALAQVAIERATKHAAIRNELKAELKTFLSRQKKRFTAGELAASELESIRARIKLVESEIVRLGSEITSNEAKLRSLAGEQDISEVKLVDLARFIPGNEDEAVAIALHRNPALREAEWEQQSASQNVAKATKTLFPDVSLSFNAPLSSDRYASTSSTRSNESNVRLDLRIPLFDGGRRLAEVTLEKSKLREQTYTVSARKLDTCSRWSDNGKESCPRGNSRRWQMSESKNTPMHYQAR; from the coding sequence TTGGGTGACGCGCCACAATTCGTGGCAAGCAATCCCAATGTGCTGGTTGCCCACGAACGGGTGGAGCAAGCTCGTGCCCGGGAAACGATTGCGCGCGCCGACCTCTTTCCCGCAGTCGACCTTACCGCCTCGCGAACCGACTATATAAACGACGCAACCGTCACGACTTCGGAAACAAGCGAACAAAATGTCGACCTCTCTGCGTCCCTGTCACTTTCGAAAGCCTTTGCTGGGATAAGCGGCACGCGGGCAGCCCGCTTTTCAACCCTGGCGAAGAAGGAAGCATTGCGCGGCTCGGTCGATCAGATCATTCTGGAACTGGCGCTTGCCCAGGTTGCAATCGAGCGGGCCACCAAACACGCGGCCATCCGGAATGAGCTCAAGGCTGAACTGAAGACATTTTTAAGTCGCCAGAAGAAACGCTTCACCGCGGGCGAATTGGCTGCATCAGAACTGGAAAGCATTCGCGCGCGCATCAAGCTTGTCGAAAGTGAAATCGTCCGACTTGGTTCGGAGATCACCTCCAATGAAGCCAAGCTTCGTTCGCTTGCCGGAGAGCAAGACATTTCTGAGGTCAAGCTCGTCGATCTGGCACGGTTCATTCCCGGGAATGAAGACGAGGCTGTGGCCATCGCCTTGCACCGTAACCCCGCTTTGCGCGAGGCAGAGTGGGAGCAGCAGTCCGCTAGCCAGAACGTAGCGAAGGCGACCAAGACACTCTTTCCCGATGTATCTCTTTCCTTCAACGCTCCACTCTCGAGCGATCGGTACGCTTCTACCAGCTCCACGCGCAGCAACGAATCCAATGTGCGGCTCGATCTGAGAATACCTCTGTTCGACGGCGGTCGGCGGCTTGCGGAAGTGACACTCGAGAAATCCAAGCTCAGGGAGCAAACCTACACGGTCAGCGCCCGCAAACTTGACACATGTTCAAGGTGGTCGGACAATGGCAAGGAGTCATGCCCGCGAGGGAACAGCAGGCGCTGGCAAATGTCGGAGTCAAAAAATACGCCAATGCACTATCAGGCACGCTAA